One segment of Odocoileus virginianus isolate 20LAN1187 ecotype Illinois chromosome 32, Ovbor_1.2, whole genome shotgun sequence DNA contains the following:
- the ZFP42 gene encoding zinc finger protein 42 homolog: protein MDQQLKKRGTTPRQRGLGGRAASGDKSPPARQEPPDTTWILHDEDVCYETRFRVVEEDSFSDCYIECIIRGEFSEPIMEEDPLLQSFECLKEGSEQDLSQQVLAASSLLECSLEYMKRDAKQDLLQQNVGENPLLEFSEYRPSNKLPPGGIPNTDFSEPKQLTGCTRRKPTTNRERGAPEKHVCPHDGCIREFKNKTSLRKHLRVHNPRDHVCAECGKAFKESAKLKRHFLVHTGEKPFPCTFEGCGKRFSLSFNLRTHVRIHTGEKPFVCPFVGCRKKFIQSNNMKAHLLTHAKDNRSL from the coding sequence ATGGACCAGCAGCTGAAGAAACGGGGAACGACACCTCGCCAGAGAGGCCTGGGTGGAAGAGCTGCCAGTGGGGACAAGTCGCCGCCAGCCCGGCAGGAACCTCCTGACACGACATGGATCTTACATGACGAGGATGTGTGCTATGAGACTCGCTTCCGGGTTGTCGAAGAGGATTCCTTCTCTGACTGTTACATAGAATGCATAATAAGAGGTGAGTTTTCTGAACCTATCATGGAAGAGGACCCACTCCTTCAGTCCTTTGAATGTCTGAAAGAAGGATCAGAACAAGACCTTTCTCAACAGGTTCTTGCGGCAAGCTCACTTCTTGAATGTTCCCTGGAATACATGAAAAGGGATGCAAAACAAGACCTTCTTCAACAGAATGTTGGAGAGAATCCActtcttgagttttctgagtacaggccAAGCAACAAGCTTCCTCCCGGAGGAATACCCAACACGGACTTTTCAGAACCTAAACAGCTCACGGGATGCACAAGAAGGAAGCCAACTACAAATAGAGAACGTGGTGCTCCAGAAAAACATGTCTGTCCTCACGATGGATGCATAAGAGAGTTCAAGAATAAAACATCCCTGAGAAAGCATCTTCGAGTTCATAATCCCCGAGATCATGTGTGTGcagaatgtgggaaggccttcaagGAAAGTGCAAAGCTAAAAAGACATTTTCTggttcatactggagagaagccaTTTCCATGCACTTTTGAAGGGTGTGGAAAACgcttttccctgtccttcaacttGCGTACACACGTGCGCatccacactggggagaaaccTTTTGTGTGTCCTTTTGTAGGCTGTCGCAAGAAATTTATTCAGTCAAATAACATGAAAGCCCACCTCTTGACTCATGCAAAGGACAATAGGAGTCTgtga